In one window of Candidatus Omnitrophota bacterium DNA:
- a CDS encoding acyltransferase, whose amino-acid sequence MKFFQHEKALVSPKAKIGDETRVWAFVNVQDGAVIGRGCNICDGCFIEKGSVIGDNVTLKNRVHVFEGITLEDDVFCGANTAFINDRYPRSNRKDKWVLETTLVKKGASIGSNATILCGITIGEYAFVGAGSVVTRDVPSHAIVVGNPARLKGYACHCGRKLSETLECPHCHNRYVRQGEAVVLKT is encoded by the coding sequence ATGAAATTTTTCCAGCACGAAAAAGCCCTGGTCAGCCCGAAAGCCAAGATCGGGGACGAGACCCGCGTCTGGGCGTTCGTGAACGTCCAGGACGGGGCGGTCATCGGCCGGGGATGCAACATCTGCGACGGGTGCTTCATCGAGAAAGGGTCTGTGATCGGCGATAATGTCACGCTCAAGAACCGCGTGCACGTCTTCGAAGGGATCACCCTCGAAGATGACGTGTTCTGCGGGGCCAACACCGCCTTCATCAATGACCGTTACCCCCGCAGCAACCGCAAGGACAAATGGGTCCTGGAAACGACGCTCGTAAAAAAGGGCGCCAGCATCGGCAGCAACGCGACCATCCTCTGCGGGATCACGATCGGGGAATACGCCTTTGTCGGAGCCGGCAGCGTGGTCACCCGGGACGTTCCTTCGCACGCGATCGTGGTGGGGAACCCCGCGCGGCTGAAGGGATACGCGTGCCATTGCGGACGCAAGCTGAGCGAAACCCTGGAATGCCCCCACTGCCACAACCGTTATGTCCGCCAGGGTGAAGCCGTTGTTTTAAAAACGTAG
- a CDS encoding Gfo/Idh/MocA family oxidoreductase has product MVTIGVIGAGHWGPNHIRIFNQTANSRVAACADLDAGRLKSIKALYPQIAATPDYREILTNPDIQAVCVATPTNTHFKITKEALEHDKHVLCEKPLALTPEECRELKAVAERRNRWLMVGHIFLFNPGIKWLKEYIQSGELGEIQYAHSERTNLGPFRYDVNALWDLAPHDISIFNYLFDAAPVNVSARGQKCLGTSQEDLAFVSMEYPPKILANIHVSWLDPKKVRQITIVGNKKMVVWDDLDNAGPIKLFDKHVEKTATFYETYGEFQLLSRVGSITIPNIELGEPLKAQAQYFIQCIEKNQPPLLSDAQKGHDVVMTLCAAQKSIEQNGAPVDIR; this is encoded by the coding sequence TTGGTTACCATCGGTGTCATCGGGGCCGGGCATTGGGGCCCCAATCATATCCGCATCTTCAATCAGACCGCCAACTCCCGGGTCGCCGCCTGCGCCGATCTGGACGCCGGCCGGCTGAAGTCGATCAAGGCGCTTTACCCCCAGATCGCGGCCACCCCGGACTACCGGGAGATCCTCACGAACCCGGATATCCAGGCGGTCTGTGTCGCGACCCCGACCAACACGCATTTCAAGATCACCAAAGAGGCTCTCGAGCACGACAAGCACGTGCTTTGCGAAAAACCGCTGGCCCTCACGCCGGAGGAATGCCGCGAGCTCAAGGCCGTGGCGGAGCGCCGGAACCGGTGGCTGATGGTGGGGCACATCTTTTTGTTCAACCCCGGGATCAAATGGCTGAAAGAATATATCCAGTCCGGGGAGCTCGGAGAGATCCAGTACGCCCATTCCGAGCGCACCAACCTCGGGCCTTTCCGCTATGACGTCAACGCCCTGTGGGACCTGGCCCCGCACGACATTTCCATTTTCAATTATCTGTTCGACGCCGCGCCCGTGAACGTCTCGGCCCGCGGGCAAAAATGCCTGGGCACGTCCCAGGAGGACCTGGCCTTTGTGTCCATGGAATACCCCCCCAAGATCCTGGCCAATATCCACGTGAGCTGGCTGGACCCCAAGAAGGTCCGGCAGATCACGATCGTCGGCAACAAGAAAATGGTGGTGTGGGACGACCTGGACAACGCCGGGCCGATCAAGCTTTTCGACAAGCACGTCGAAAAAACGGCGACGTTTTACGAAACCTACGGGGAGTTCCAGCTGTTGTCCCGCGTGGGGAGCATCACGATTCCGAACATCGAGCTCGGCGAGCCGTTGAAGGCCCAGGCCCAGTATTTTATCCAGTGCATCGAAAAGAACCAGCCGCCCCTGCTCTCGGACGCCCAGAAAGGCCACGACGTGGTCATGACACTGTGCGCGGCCCAGAAATCCATCGAGCAGAACGGCGCGCCGGTGGATATCCGCTGA
- the greA gene encoding transcription elongation factor GreA: protein MGQEVYLTRAGFEKLRADLENLKTTERRRIAKAIGEARAQGDISENAEYDAAKDAQAHNEARIADLELKLANVRLIENEKIPTDKVYIGAIVTIKDAGTGEDVKYTMVSSEEANYEENKISVFSPIGKALMGRQAGDDVVVNVPAGELKYKVLKIERP, encoded by the coding sequence ATGGGACAGGAAGTTTATTTGACGAGGGCCGGTTTTGAGAAATTGCGGGCCGACCTGGAGAATCTGAAGACGACGGAACGGCGCCGCATCGCCAAGGCGATTGGCGAGGCCCGGGCCCAGGGGGATATTTCCGAGAACGCGGAATACGACGCCGCCAAGGACGCCCAGGCGCACAACGAGGCCAGGATCGCGGATCTGGAATTGAAGCTCGCCAATGTCCGGCTCATCGAAAACGAAAAGATCCCCACCGACAAGGTCTACATCGGCGCGATCGTCACCATCAAGGACGCCGGCACGGGTGAAGACGTGAAATACACCATGGTGTCGTCCGAAGAAGCCAACTACGAAGAAAACAAGATCTCCGTTTTCTCCCCGATCGGCAAGGCCCTGATGGGCCGCCAGGCGGGTGACGATGTCGTTGTCAACGTTCCCGCCGGAGAATTGAAGTACAAAGTCCTCAAGATCGAAAGACCGTAA
- a CDS encoding tetratricopeptide repeat protein — protein MAFHWLVILHLALLGALIYRNAFGVPFIFDDIYTVVNNPAIRDLSSLRGLWVYDPSRFLTHLSFALNFHFGELNVRGYHAVNIVLHALNAMLLYALLVVTWGRASLRQSLGALPGRWLAFGAAVLFLCHPIQTQAVTYISQRSTLMASFCYLLTILLYFLGSDLRRWRYYAAAILVFFAGLFTKPIIISLPFALLLWEIFFLRWKGGRVLAARLVPFLILACGVPLLLMLWKYRILDVAYLSQVTRETEDYSRAEYLFTQFNVLILYIRLLFFPSGQQLDYDFPISRGFWDFPTWLSFAALALLVVWAVRVFPRHRLFSFGIFWCLVTLSLESSVFPISDVIFEHRLYLPMAGFAVMAAYGIWLAVRTPARFLLVIYLLAAVLGTLTYQRNFFWHDELNFYLDMARRSPNKARIRNNLGNYYVAKGNLAAAVKEYEKALDLDPAFPEALNNLGNIYAETGRREEGKALLERAVAADPRFYEAHYNLGFLLWEQGQEDPRAAWDSFHKALAVNPRFAPAINGLGRICLARRDLDLAKFYFEHAIRVDPSYPHSYENLGSLYMSAGLYDDAKNAYLQAIRRRPSLAVARNNLGNIYAMEGLDDLALQEYQAAVTFSPCWAGAHFNLANLLLKQGDLSGAEQSYRKALECAQKENNLSMIRSLEGKLGGMSPE, from the coding sequence ATGGCCTTTCACTGGCTGGTCATTCTGCACCTGGCCCTTTTGGGGGCGTTGATCTACCGCAACGCCTTCGGCGTCCCGTTCATTTTCGACGACATTTACACGGTCGTCAACAATCCCGCCATCCGGGACCTTTCCTCCCTCCGTGGGCTCTGGGTTTATGACCCGTCCCGGTTCCTCACGCACTTGAGTTTCGCGCTGAATTTTCATTTTGGGGAACTGAATGTCCGGGGCTACCATGCCGTCAATATTGTCCTGCACGCGCTCAACGCGATGCTCCTGTATGCCTTGCTGGTCGTCACCTGGGGGCGCGCTTCCCTGCGGCAGTCCCTGGGGGCCCTCCCGGGCCGGTGGCTGGCCTTCGGGGCCGCTGTTTTGTTCCTTTGCCATCCGATCCAGACCCAGGCCGTGACGTATATTTCCCAGCGCTCGACGCTCATGGCCAGTTTTTGTTATCTTTTGACGATCCTCTTGTATTTTCTGGGGAGCGATCTCCGGCGCTGGCGTTATTACGCGGCCGCGATCCTGGTTTTCTTCGCCGGGTTGTTCACGAAACCGATCATCATCAGCCTGCCCTTCGCGCTTCTCCTGTGGGAGATCTTTTTCCTCCGGTGGAAAGGAGGACGGGTCCTCGCGGCGCGGCTGGTGCCATTTTTGATCCTGGCCTGCGGGGTCCCGTTGCTCCTGATGCTTTGGAAATACAGGATCCTGGACGTGGCCTACCTGTCCCAGGTGACGCGGGAAACGGAAGACTACTCGCGGGCCGAATATTTATTCACGCAATTCAACGTCCTGATCCTGTATATCCGGCTGTTGTTTTTTCCCTCCGGCCAGCAGCTGGATTATGATTTTCCCATCAGCCGGGGCTTCTGGGATTTCCCGACCTGGCTGTCTTTCGCCGCCCTGGCGCTCCTCGTTGTCTGGGCTGTCCGCGTTTTCCCGCGGCACCGGCTTTTCTCGTTCGGCATTTTTTGGTGCCTGGTCACGCTCAGCTTGGAGTCGAGCGTGTTCCCGATCAGCGATGTGATCTTCGAACACCGGCTGTATCTCCCGATGGCCGGATTTGCCGTGATGGCGGCCTACGGGATATGGCTTGCGGTCCGGACGCCGGCCCGGTTCCTGCTGGTCATTTATCTCCTGGCCGCCGTGCTGGGGACGTTGACCTATCAGAGGAATTTTTTCTGGCACGACGAATTGAATTTTTATCTGGACATGGCGCGGCGGTCTCCCAACAAGGCGCGGATCAGGAACAATCTGGGGAATTACTATGTCGCGAAGGGCAATCTGGCCGCGGCCGTGAAGGAATATGAAAAGGCCCTTGATCTGGACCCCGCGTTTCCCGAGGCGCTGAACAATCTGGGGAACATTTACGCTGAAACCGGAAGGCGCGAAGAGGGGAAAGCCCTGCTGGAACGCGCCGTGGCCGCCGATCCCCGATTTTATGAGGCGCATTACAACCTGGGATTCCTCCTCTGGGAGCAGGGGCAGGAGGACCCCAGGGCCGCGTGGGACTCTTTTCATAAAGCCCTGGCCGTCAATCCCCGTTTCGCCCCGGCGATCAACGGGCTGGGGCGGATCTGTCTCGCCCGCCGGGACCTGGACCTGGCTAAGTTCTATTTTGAGCACGCGATCCGCGTTGACCCCAGCTACCCGCACAGTTATGAGAACCTGGGAAGTCTTTACATGAGCGCCGGCCTTTATGACGACGCGAAGAACGCGTATTTGCAGGCGATCCGGCGTCGGCCCTCGTTGGCCGTCGCGCGCAACAATCTGGGGAACATCTACGCGATGGAGGGCCTGGACGATCTGGCTCTGCAGGAGTATCAGGCGGCGGTCACGTTCAGTCCGTGCTGGGCCGGAGCCCATTTCAACCTGGCCAATCTCCTGCTCAAGCAGGGGGACCTATCCGGCGCGGAACAGAGCTACCGGAAGGCGCTGGAATGCGCGCAAAAGGAAAACAATCTGTCCATGATCCGGTCCTTGGAGGGAAAACTGGGCGGGATGTCCCCGGAATAG
- a CDS encoding tetratricopeptide repeat protein encodes MKKLSSILKNPRLKAWEGPLAACLIALLGWLAYRGGMSADFQFDDYVRIADNPVIKHLNLGYLWDYDPARFLSNLTFALNFAAAQFRLFSWHVVSLLVHIVNAVLVYRLTALTMRAPLLKERFSPADGSRVALFTSLIFLLHPLQTQSVIYLVQRSTLLSGTWTLLSLYLFTRGRLTDNSQDYFKSFLAAVLGIITRPSFITLPLAVLVYHLCFWGLQKRGDWKIRVTFSALCVLMLAVPFLGRSAWAIDFVAGLVHTDFQSRFWTQGNVFLLGWRLLLWPAGLNLDHDIPAARHFWDFPTPLSFAAIGAALFLAFRVRTSHRWLTFAVLWFFVSLGGYPGFAPIEDFFFEHWLYLSCFGFGLAVSCAVVKTIRSRTWAVAVLTAWVACFGVLTVQRSALWSDPIALLTDVTDKSPEKVRTHNNLGLAYLKRGMYPEAERSFLKAVSMDPEYYSAYNNLALIYLDMRKFPEARVVLDRIIRLKPDAYIPYLNMARLFREQGQWGPAQQFYEKAKALNSNDPNVRMGLGNIYADTGRLELAKVEMEAAVWLNPENARGYYNLGNINYALGNFYDALNNYNEALRLQPGFVDAMNNLGHIYYYFQDFHKAKEFYARAVRTNPAEPKSFLHLANVLVEMGEVEESRRVIRSAIQLYRDRGDAEKAGAIQQKLDALPL; translated from the coding sequence TTGAAAAAATTATCCTCTATCCTGAAAAACCCGCGGCTCAAGGCGTGGGAAGGGCCATTGGCCGCGTGCCTGATCGCTCTTCTGGGCTGGCTGGCCTACCGCGGCGGGATGTCTGCCGATTTTCAGTTCGACGATTACGTCCGCATCGCGGACAATCCTGTCATCAAGCATCTCAATCTCGGCTACCTGTGGGACTATGACCCCGCCCGTTTCCTGTCAAACCTGACATTCGCGCTGAATTTCGCGGCCGCCCAGTTCCGGCTGTTTTCCTGGCATGTCGTCAGTCTTCTGGTACACATCGTGAACGCCGTCCTGGTTTACCGGCTGACGGCCTTGACCATGCGCGCGCCCCTGCTGAAAGAACGGTTCAGCCCGGCCGACGGTTCCCGTGTCGCCCTGTTCACCTCCCTGATCTTTCTTCTGCATCCCTTGCAGACTCAGTCCGTGATCTATCTTGTCCAGCGTTCGACCCTGCTGAGCGGGACATGGACTCTCTTGAGCCTTTATTTGTTCACCCGCGGCCGGCTGACGGACAACAGCCAGGATTATTTCAAATCGTTCCTGGCGGCTGTGCTGGGGATCATCACAAGGCCGTCGTTCATAACGCTTCCGTTGGCTGTCCTTGTTTATCATTTGTGTTTTTGGGGGCTGCAAAAGAGGGGGGACTGGAAGATCCGGGTGACGTTCTCGGCGTTGTGCGTCCTGATGCTCGCCGTCCCGTTCCTGGGCCGCTCGGCCTGGGCGATCGACTTTGTCGCCGGCCTGGTCCACACGGATTTTCAAAGCCGTTTCTGGACACAGGGAAATGTTTTTCTCCTGGGCTGGCGGCTTCTGCTTTGGCCGGCGGGATTGAACCTGGACCATGATATCCCGGCGGCGCGGCATTTCTGGGATTTTCCCACGCCTTTGTCCTTTGCCGCGATCGGGGCGGCCCTGTTCCTGGCGTTCCGGGTCCGGACTTCCCACCGGTGGCTGACGTTTGCCGTGTTGTGGTTTTTTGTTTCGCTGGGCGGGTACCCAGGCTTCGCGCCGATCGAGGATTTCTTTTTTGAACACTGGCTTTATCTGTCCTGTTTCGGGTTCGGACTGGCCGTTTCCTGTGCCGTGGTCAAGACGATCCGCAGCCGGACATGGGCCGTTGCCGTCCTGACGGCCTGGGTCGCTTGTTTCGGCGTCCTGACGGTCCAGCGGAGCGCTCTCTGGAGCGATCCGATCGCCCTTCTGACGGATGTCACGGACAAATCTCCGGAAAAGGTCCGGACCCATAATAATCTGGGGCTGGCGTATCTGAAGCGGGGCATGTATCCGGAAGCGGAGCGGTCATTTTTGAAGGCCGTGTCCATGGATCCCGAGTATTATTCCGCTTACAACAACCTGGCCCTGATCTATCTGGACATGAGGAAATTTCCGGAAGCCCGGGTGGTCCTGGACCGGATCATCCGGCTCAAACCGGACGCGTATATCCCCTACCTGAACATGGCGCGGCTCTTCCGGGAGCAGGGGCAATGGGGGCCGGCCCAGCAATTCTATGAAAAAGCGAAAGCGCTGAATTCCAATGATCCCAATGTCCGCATGGGGCTGGGCAACATTTATGCGGACACCGGGAGACTGGAGCTTGCCAAAGTGGAAATGGAGGCGGCTGTCTGGCTGAACCCCGAGAACGCCCGGGGGTACTATAACCTCGGCAACATCAATTACGCTCTCGGCAATTTTTATGACGCCCTGAACAATTACAACGAGGCCCTGCGGCTGCAGCCCGGGTTTGTCGATGCCATGAATAACCTTGGGCATATTTATTATTACTTCCAGGATTTTCACAAGGCCAAAGAATTTTACGCGAGGGCTGTCCGCACCAACCCTGCCGAGCCCAAGAGCTTTCTGCATCTGGCGAACGTCCTGGTTGAGATGGGCGAGGTGGAAGAGTCCCGGCGGGTCATCCGGTCCGCGATCCAATTGTACCGGGACCGGGGCGACGCGGAAAAAGCCGGAGCCATTCAGCAGAAGCTGGACGCTCTTCCCCTGTAG
- a CDS encoding YbaB/EbfC family nucleoid-associated protein: MLDKIKQLMEMKQQAEKIKKELEAVTVDVNEVRGIRIVISGAQDFRSVSVDEGLLDPQNKQRFEADLLRSLNAAVKKSQQAAAQKMASVMPGM, translated from the coding sequence ATGCTTGATAAAATCAAACAACTTATGGAAATGAAACAGCAGGCCGAGAAGATCAAGAAAGAGCTTGAGGCCGTGACCGTGGACGTGAACGAGGTCCGGGGGATCCGCATCGTGATCAGCGGGGCCCAGGATTTCCGTTCCGTCTCGGTTGACGAGGGGCTGCTGGATCCGCAGAACAAACAGCGTTTTGAGGCGGATCTTTTGCGGAGCCTCAACGCCGCTGTCAAAAAGTCCCAGCAGGCGGCCGCCCAGAAGATGGCCTCGGTCATGCCGGGGATGTGA
- a CDS encoding YggT family protein — protein sequence MFIIGNLFGALAQLVHLVLTAFSWLILIRALISWVSPDPFNPIVQFLYRATDPVLEPIRRRMPYLGGIDFSPLLAFLLIMFLDRFLVQTLLDLSVRF from the coding sequence GTGTTCATCATCGGTAATCTTTTCGGCGCCCTGGCCCAGCTCGTCCATCTGGTGCTGACGGCGTTTTCCTGGCTCATCCTGATCCGGGCCCTGATCAGCTGGGTCAGCCCGGACCCGTTCAATCCAATCGTGCAATTTTTGTACCGGGCCACGGACCCGGTACTGGAACCCATCCGCCGGAGGATGCCGTACCTGGGCGGGATCGATTTTTCCCCCTTGCTGGCGTTCCTGTTGATCATGTTCCTGGACCGGTTTCTGGTGCAGACCCTGCTGGATCTTTCCGTCCGGTTTTGA
- a CDS encoding mechanosensitive ion channel family protein — translation MDHFGFFGLPVTIWLAIPLAYFLWVSVLTFAKRVVFVFLKRVTARTKTHLDDLFIHAADFPLTLWILASGGFVVERMLPAMEQKDLTGYFIITYKLVIIISVIMFVDRFINGLVKEYSNKIEVIKMSPEVTQGVIRIIVLGLGGLVLLDSFGVSITPVLASLGIGSLAVALALQPTLENFFAGLQLIIDKPVQVGHFIKLDSGEEGYVHKIGWWSSWIRLLPNNMIVLPNKLLVNTRILNYYYPSIDLAVLVQVGVHYQSNLEHVEKVTIEVGRQTMKEVQGGVPDFEPFIRFHTFDAYSINFSVILRGKEFVDNYLIKHEFIKRLHKRYAEEGIVIPYPIRALNYDQEKAFEPAPQAQVPQRR, via the coding sequence ATGGATCATTTCGGATTTTTCGGGCTTCCTGTGACGATATGGCTGGCCATCCCGTTGGCCTATTTCCTGTGGGTCAGTGTCCTGACGTTTGCGAAACGCGTCGTGTTTGTGTTCTTGAAACGCGTTACGGCCAGGACCAAAACCCATTTGGATGATTTGTTCATCCATGCCGCGGACTTTCCCCTGACCCTCTGGATTCTGGCGAGCGGCGGCTTTGTGGTCGAACGCATGCTGCCGGCCATGGAGCAAAAGGATCTGACCGGCTATTTCATTATCACTTATAAGCTGGTCATCATTATTTCCGTCATCATGTTCGTGGACCGGTTCATCAACGGTCTTGTTAAGGAATATTCCAACAAGATTGAGGTCATCAAGATGTCGCCCGAGGTGACCCAGGGCGTCATCCGGATCATTGTCCTGGGGCTGGGAGGGCTGGTGCTGCTGGACAGTTTCGGCGTCTCCATCACCCCTGTGCTCGCCTCCCTGGGGATCGGGTCGTTGGCCGTGGCCTTGGCCCTTCAGCCGACTTTGGAGAATTTCTTCGCCGGTCTCCAGCTGATCATTGACAAGCCCGTCCAGGTCGGCCATTTCATCAAGCTCGACTCAGGAGAAGAAGGGTATGTCCACAAGATCGGCTGGTGGTCTTCGTGGATCAGGCTTTTGCCGAATAACATGATCGTGCTGCCGAACAAGCTGCTGGTGAATACCCGCATTCTGAATTATTATTACCCTTCGATCGATCTTGCGGTCCTGGTGCAGGTGGGAGTCCATTATCAGTCCAACCTCGAGCATGTTGAGAAAGTCACCATCGAGGTGGGGCGGCAGACCATGAAAGAAGTGCAGGGCGGGGTCCCGGATTTCGAGCCGTTCATCCGTTTCCATACGTTTGACGCTTACAGCATCAATTTTTCCGTGATCCTCCGGGGCAAGGAGTTTGTCGATAATTACCTGATCAAACATGAGTTCATTAAGCGGCTCCACAAGAGGTATGCGGAGGAGGGCATCGTGATCCCGTATCCCATCCGGGCCTTGAATTATGATCAAGAAAAGGCCTTTGAACCGGCGCCGCAGGCGCAGGTCCCACAGCGTCGATAA
- a CDS encoding MCE family protein, which produces MMGNKDFFKKLAAGIFFMACVSSVVAVVFVIGLERGFTEPKFPMTALFHHVGGLGTGAPVRLSGVTVGTVSSIDFLEPPVEGRTVRVGMSLFKKFERPLRQSARVAIVTEGVLGEKIIEISVSPGSMREDLSVPVIGEDPIDMENMAVTFAKAAEALQQTSQTVETITVDMRNISWTTKRILNRLEQKIIDGTLFKVF; this is translated from the coding sequence ATGATGGGGAACAAGGATTTTTTCAAGAAACTGGCCGCCGGGATTTTTTTTATGGCCTGCGTCTCTTCCGTTGTCGCCGTGGTTTTTGTGATCGGGCTGGAGAGGGGCTTCACCGAACCCAAGTTCCCGATGACGGCCTTGTTTCATCATGTCGGCGGGCTGGGGACCGGCGCTCCGGTCCGGTTATCCGGGGTCACGGTCGGGACGGTCTCGTCCATCGATTTTCTTGAACCTCCCGTGGAGGGGAGGACGGTCCGGGTCGGCATGAGCCTTTTCAAAAAATTTGAAAGACCTTTGCGCCAGAGCGCGCGCGTGGCCATCGTGACCGAAGGCGTGCTGGGCGAAAAGATCATCGAGATCTCGGTGTCTCCCGGGTCGATGCGTGAAGACCTGTCCGTTCCGGTCATCGGCGAGGACCCCATCGACATGGAAAACATGGCCGTGACGTTCGCCAAGGCCGCCGAGGCCCTGCAGCAGACGTCCCAAACCGTTGAGACCATCACCGTGGACATGCGCAATATTTCCTGGACCACCAAGCGCATCCTGAACCGGCTTGAACAGAAGATCATCGACGGAACACTTTTTAAAGTTTTTTAA
- a CDS encoding ABC transporter ATP-binding protein gives MIKVRGLCKSFGEQDVLKDIGLDVQEGEIVVIVGQSGSSKSVLLQHLIGIFRPDRGTVEVGGRDITRLAEKDLLAVRRNIGYLFQEGALYDFMTVAENVAFPLEEHTALSKGDIGAKVAKTLEMVGLEEAAAKYPEELSGGMKKRAALARSIVLDSRILLCDEPTSGLDPIMSRDITDLIRDIARKLCCTTVVTSHDIPNAFRIADRVVLIRDGEVVAQGQPRDLMASRDPFIGEFLSCSSA, from the coding sequence ATGATCAAAGTCAGAGGGTTGTGCAAATCCTTCGGCGAACAGGACGTTCTCAAGGACATCGGCCTGGACGTCCAAGAGGGCGAGATCGTGGTGATCGTCGGACAGAGCGGGTCCAGCAAGAGCGTCCTGCTTCAGCATTTGATCGGGATTTTCAGGCCCGACCGCGGCACGGTCGAGGTGGGGGGCCGCGACATCACCCGCCTGGCGGAGAAAGACCTTTTGGCCGTCCGCAGGAACATCGGATACCTTTTTCAGGAAGGGGCCTTGTACGATTTTATGACGGTGGCGGAGAACGTCGCGTTCCCCCTGGAAGAGCACACCGCGCTTTCGAAAGGCGATATCGGCGCCAAAGTGGCCAAGACCCTGGAGATGGTCGGGCTGGAAGAGGCGGCGGCGAAATACCCGGAGGAATTGAGCGGAGGGATGAAGAAGCGGGCGGCCCTGGCGCGGTCGATCGTCCTGGATTCCAGGATCCTTCTCTGCGATGAGCCGACGTCCGGCCTGGACCCGATCATGAGCCGGGACATCACCGACCTGATCCGGGACATCGCCCGGAAATTGTGTTGCACGACGGTGGTCACGTCCCACGACATCCCCAACGCCTTCCGCATCGCGGACCGCGTGGTCCTGATCAGGGACGGGGAGGTCGTGGCGCAGGGCCAGCCGCGGGACCTGATGGCTTCGCGGGACCCGTTTATCGGAGAATTTTTGAGCTGCAGTTCGGCTTGA
- a CDS encoding ABC transporter permease, whose translation MTRTLRWAWDRTAGYLASLGEALFFLGEVTALVLRGRVRWGEVLRQIYEQGIQSVIIVAMASFASGAVLALQGYVMLNRFGAKEYVAQLVALSLVRELSPVFSAFIFSGKAGARMAAELGTMNVKDQITATRIMGVDPMEFLVVPRMVACLLVLPGLVVLSEFVGILGGYFVGVTQADIPSAYYIRQTLKCIAYVDFFSGYIKTCFFALLVGWVCCYQGFRTKGGSLGVGRFTTKAVALSYMLVVIFNTVLTKLILTFWG comes from the coding sequence ATGACAAGGACCCTGCGTTGGGCCTGGGACCGGACGGCCGGCTATCTCGCGAGTTTGGGCGAGGCGTTGTTCTTTCTCGGTGAGGTGACCGCGCTCGTCCTCCGCGGCCGCGTCCGGTGGGGCGAGGTTTTAAGGCAGATCTACGAGCAGGGGATCCAGTCGGTGATAATCGTGGCCATGGCGTCGTTCGCCTCCGGCGCGGTCCTCGCCCTGCAGGGATATGTGATGCTCAACCGGTTCGGCGCCAAGGAGTACGTGGCCCAGCTGGTGGCCCTGTCCCTGGTCCGGGAGTTGAGCCCGGTGTTCAGCGCGTTCATCTTTTCCGGCAAGGCCGGCGCCCGGATGGCGGCCGAACTGGGCACGATGAACGTCAAGGACCAGATCACCGCGACCCGGATCATGGGGGTCGACCCGATGGAATTCCTCGTCGTCCCGCGCATGGTCGCGTGCCTCCTGGTGTTGCCGGGGCTGGTGGTGCTGTCAGAATTCGTCGGGATCCTGGGCGGATATTTTGTGGGCGTGACCCAGGCCGACATTCCCAGCGCGTATTACATCCGCCAGACGCTGAAGTGCATCGCCTACGTGGATTTTTTCAGCGGGTATATCAAGACGTGTTTTTTCGCCCTGCTGGTGGGCTGGGTCTGCTGTTACCAGGGGTTCCGCACGAAAGGCGGGTCCCTGGGCGTGGGCCGGTTCACGACCAAGGCCGTGGCGTTATCGTACATGCTCGTCGTGATTTTCAACACCGTGCTGACAAAATTGATTTTGACGTTCTGGGGCTGA
- a CDS encoding NYN domain-containing protein: MALHYLLDGYNVIHKVPALVSAKLEDAREGLVRLVETHRPQGSVNNRVTVVFDGQPGIVGNVRGGEVAVVFSSGESADDRIKRIVDESGNKRSCVVVTDDRDVQYYVRSLGARVVGVAEFLSRMKPAGAAPQGGQPISKTEESRITSEMKDIWLKKRKGA; this comes from the coding sequence ATGGCCCTGCATTATTTGCTGGACGGTTACAACGTGATCCACAAGGTTCCGGCCCTGGTCTCGGCCAAGCTGGAAGACGCGAGGGAAGGGCTGGTCCGTCTGGTCGAGACGCACCGGCCGCAGGGCAGCGTGAACAACCGGGTCACGGTCGTTTTTGACGGTCAGCCGGGGATCGTCGGAAACGTTCGCGGCGGCGAAGTGGCCGTAGTCTTTTCCTCCGGGGAATCGGCGGACGACCGGATCAAGCGGATCGTGGACGAGAGCGGCAACAAGCGGTCCTGTGTCGTGGTGACGGACGACAGGGACGTGCAATATTACGTCCGCAGTCTGGGGGCCAGGGTGGTCGGGGTCGCGGAATTTTTGTCGAGGATGAAGCCGGCGGGCGCGGCCCCGCAGGGCGGCCAGCCGATCTCCAAGACCGAGGAATCCCGGATCACGTCCGAGATGAAAGATATTTGGCTGAAGAAGAGGAAGGGCGCGTGA